From one Candidatus Methylomirabilis sp. genomic stretch:
- a CDS encoding ATP-binding protein, whose product MRLFRDVPIQKKLRRITMLTTSVALLLTGVALVVYELVAYRSVMTREMMSLADVIGANSAAALTFNDPKAAEETLSALRKDSRITFAAIYTKEGKVFAVYRRQLLEEDAIPVAPLADGSTIERGRLIVSHSIILDQEKIGTLYIQADTQEAYARLRVSAMIILGVLLASSLVALFLASRLEGVISQPVLSLAHTAAIVSEMQDYSVRVAGSGQDELGQLIDGFNEMLTQVQRRDIALQEARDRLEVTVEERTRELQEAKQRAEEASRHKSLFLSNMSHELRTPLNSIIGFASLLQDPAVSSLSEKEIRFARHIVMSGEHLLALINDLLDLSKVEAGKLVLQLHPFPLREAIEAAIYAIRPQAEQKQQVLELSMDDPMPVIKADATRFRQILYNLLSNAVKFTPAGGRITVTAKMVSSSQPKTLDPKPYTLDPGDFVEIAVADTGIGIKREDLARLFQVFTQLESALTKQFQGTGLGLALTKQLVEMHGGSIRAESEGEGRGSTFTVRLPLPSQERPETGG is encoded by the coding sequence ATGCGCCTGTTCCGGGATGTCCCCATCCAGAAAAAGCTGAGGCGCATCACCATGCTGACCACCAGCGTCGCGCTCTTATTGACCGGCGTGGCCCTTGTCGTCTATGAGTTAGTGGCCTACCGCTCTGTTATGACCCGCGAGATGATGAGTTTGGCTGACGTCATCGGAGCGAACAGCGCAGCCGCCCTTACATTCAACGATCCAAAGGCCGCGGAAGAGACGCTGTCCGCATTGCGGAAGGACTCTCGGATCACGTTCGCGGCCATCTACACGAAGGAGGGGAAGGTCTTTGCTGTGTACCGGCGCCAACTGTTAGAGGAGGACGCGATTCCGGTTGCGCCCCTCGCAGATGGAAGTACAATAGAGCGAGGGCGCCTGATCGTGTCTCATTCGATCATCCTCGACCAGGAGAAGATCGGAACACTGTACATCCAGGCCGACACGCAAGAGGCGTATGCTCGCCTGCGAGTCAGCGCCATGATCATTCTTGGCGTGCTGTTGGCCTCCTCGCTGGTGGCGCTGTTCCTGGCTTCAAGACTCGAGGGCGTGATCTCTCAGCCGGTTCTGAGCCTTGCGCATACGGCAGCCATTGTGTCGGAGATGCAGGACTATTCGGTCCGGGTCGCCGGATCCGGTCAGGATGAACTGGGTCAACTGATCGATGGGTTCAACGAGATGTTGACACAGGTTCAGCGACGCGATATCGCCCTTCAGGAAGCGCGCGACCGACTCGAGGTCACGGTCGAAGAGCGCACACGAGAGCTGCAAGAGGCGAAACAGCGAGCCGAGGAGGCCTCTCGCCATAAGTCGTTATTCCTGTCCAATATGTCTCACGAACTCCGAACACCATTGAACTCTATCATCGGCTTTGCCTCGCTGCTTCAGGACCCTGCCGTCAGTTCCCTGAGCGAGAAAGAGATACGGTTCGCGAGGCATATTGTCATGAGTGGGGAGCACCTCCTTGCCCTGATTAATGATCTCCTTGACCTCTCCAAAGTTGAGGCGGGCAAGCTGGTTCTTCAACTCCACCCATTCCCTCTTCGGGAGGCTATCGAGGCGGCCATCTACGCCATTCGCCCGCAGGCCGAGCAGAAGCAACAGGTCCTCGAACTCTCGATGGACGACCCCATGCCGGTCATCAAGGCGGACGCCACCCGCTTCAGGCAGATCCTCTACAACCTCCTTTCCAATGCCGTCAAGTTTACTCCAGCGGGCGGGCGGATCACCGTTACGGCAAAGATGGTTTCGAGCTCACAACCCAAAACCCTAGACCCTAAACCCTATACCCTCGACCCCGGCGATTTCGTGGAGATCGCCGTAGCCGATACCGGGATCGGGATCAAGCGCGAGGACCTCGCCAGACTCTTCCAGGTGTTCACCCAGCTTGAATCCGCCCTTACCAAGCAGTTCCAGGGTACTGGCCTTGGCCTGGCGCTGACGAAGCAACTCGTCGAGATGCATGGAGGATCGATCCGGGCGGAATCAGAGGGGGAAGGTCGAGGCAGTACCTTTACCGTCCGGCTTCCCCTACCCTCCCAAGAGCGTCCAGAGACGGGGGGATGA
- a CDS encoding response regulator has product MTPEKILVVEDHPLNRELVVIALQARGYTVLEAEDGFGLVERVKAERPALIIMDLQLPRIDGFTLTQQLKTDAETRDIPVLAASAFAKPEDQARALEIGCATFLAKPLNLTVLFETVAGLLRRA; this is encoded by the coding sequence ATGACACCAGAGAAGATTCTTGTGGTGGAAGATCACCCGCTGAACCGGGAGTTAGTAGTCATCGCTCTGCAAGCGCGCGGGTATACCGTCCTTGAGGCGGAGGATGGCTTTGGACTGGTGGAGCGGGTCAAGGCCGAGCGGCCGGCCCTTATCATCATGGACCTGCAGCTTCCACGAATCGATGGTTTTACCCTTACTCAGCAGTTGAAGACCGATGCGGAGACGCGGGATATTCCTGTTCTAGCCGCCAGCGCCTTTGCCAAGCCTGAAGACCAGGCGCGGGCGCTGGAAATTGGCTGTGCAACCTTCCTAGCCAAGCCCCTCAATCTAACAGTCCTTTTTGAGACCGTCGCCGGACTTCTGCGCAGGGCGTGA
- a CDS encoding type II toxin-antitoxin system HicB family antitoxin, giving the protein MKTYLFRVELQQEQDERWSVWIPALAGLASWGHTKEEALRNIQDAAEAYVEDMIEAGDPIPLEAGQVDVIERPAVAITV; this is encoded by the coding sequence GTGAAAACTTATCTTTTTCGAGTGGAGTTGCAACAGGAACAGGATGAGCGCTGGAGCGTGTGGATCCCAGCCCTCGCAGGTCTGGCAAGCTGGGGCCATACAAAAGAAGAAGCTCTGCGAAATATCCAGGACGCGGCGGAAGCCTATGTGGAGGACATGATTGAAGCGGGAGACCCGATCCCCCTCGAAGCGGGGCAGGTCGATGTTATTGAACGACCGGCAGTGGCCATTACCGTATGA
- a CDS encoding type II toxin-antitoxin system HicA family toxin encodes MIEELKSVAVRKLIRALERDGFVYRRLKGSQRIYRHPDGRRVVIHYHHGGDTLPAGTLQQLLAAANWNNATLRRLGLIK; translated from the coding sequence ATGATCGAAGAGCTAAAGAGCGTCGCTGTCCGGAAGCTGATCCGGGCGCTGGAGCGCGACGGCTTTGTGTATCGACGACTCAAAGGTAGCCAGCGGATTTATCGGCATCCAGACGGTCGGCGAGTAGTCATCCACTACCACCACGGCGGAGACACGCTACCGGCCGGTACGCTCCAGCAACTCCTCGCAGCGGCCAACTGGAATAATGCCACCCTTCGTCGCCTCGGTTTAATCAAGTAG
- a CDS encoding chemotaxis protein CheW, whose translation MAMNCGPVDHAVQSPVITLIVFDIDGQRYALPLHDVERVLPMVAVSPLPQAPAVVLGVMNLHGQVIPVLDLRRHFGLPIRDYGLTARLLVIRTSRRILTLAVDEVLGVREIAQETITRPDALLSGIGHVAGIVTLADGLLFIHDVEACLSLDEEQRLTTALEGIGV comes from the coding sequence ATGGCGATGAATTGTGGCCCGGTGGATCATGCCGTTCAGAGTCCAGTGATCACGTTGATCGTCTTCGACATCGATGGGCAGCGCTATGCCTTGCCGCTGCACGATGTTGAGCGGGTCTTGCCGATGGTCGCGGTATCGCCGCTGCCGCAGGCCCCGGCGGTGGTCCTCGGCGTGATGAACCTCCATGGTCAGGTGATTCCGGTCCTCGACCTCCGGCGCCACTTTGGCCTGCCCATTCGCGACTACGGTCTGACTGCCCGCCTGCTGGTGATCCGGACTTCCCGCCGAATCCTGACCTTGGCGGTCGATGAGGTGTTGGGGGTGAGGGAGATTGCGCAGGAGACCATCACCAGGCCGGACGCGCTCCTCTCCGGGATCGGTCACGTGGCTGGAATCGTCACGCTCGCCGACGGCCTCCTCTTCATCCACGATGTGGAAGCGTGCCTCTCGCTGGATGAAGAACAACGCCTCACGACAGCCTTGGAAGGGATAGGGGTATGA